The Euleptes europaea isolate rEulEur1 chromosome 7, rEulEur1.hap1, whole genome shotgun sequence genomic sequence ACATGACATCCCTTAATTTGGATTTGCAATCACAAAATGTGATTCTCCATGGAAGAGAAGGAAGTAGGATGAATGGAAGTAGGACTTTATCTCATAGCATTAGTGATGGACACCTTCAAACCAGTCAGTCCAACAGTGAACTGTTTCAGCAGGAACCACACACAGCTCCAGTACAAGTTCCACAGGGATTCTTTGGCATATCTAATACTTCTAATCCAGGGCAGCATTTTGGATTTCACTTGGGCAGCAAaggaacatctagtttggctcagcAAACTCCTAGATTTAATCCTATTATGGTAACTTTAGCCCCAAATATTCAGCCTGGTCGAAATACCCCTACGTCTTTGCACATACATGGTGTACCTCCACCTTCAGTAAACAGTCCGCAAGGTAATTCTATCTATATTAGGCCTTACTTTACAACTCCTAGTGGTACAGCTCGCCAGACTCATCAAAATCCAGGATGGACGTCTCAGTTTACTCCCATGCATTCTCAGCAGAACTACCATCCTTCACAACCAAGTCCCTGGACAACTATTCCTACAACCAGTACCCTGCCATATACCTCATCGCAACAATCAACGCAGCCAAATCAGCAAGGCCATCAGACCTCCCATGTTTATATGCCCATAAGTTCTCCTACTACTCCACAAGCACCTACAATTCATTCATCTGGTAGCTCACAGTCTTCTTCCACCCAGAGTCAATACAATATTCAAAATATCTCAACAGGACCTCGGAAAAACCAAATTGAAATCAAACTTGAACCACCACAAAGAAATAATTCATCAAAACTGCGTTCAACTGGGTCTCGGTCATCTTCAAATCCCTCTTCCagccagtctttaagcagaagtcAACCCACTGTTTACATTGCTGCCAGTCCACCAAATACTGATGAAATTATCACACGGAGTCAGCCAAAGGTCTACATTTCAGCCAATGCCTCTACAGGAGATGAACAACTTGTACGGAATCAGCCCACGCTCTTCATATCAACAAATCCAGGAGTTACAGCCACGTCTAGGAATATGTCTGGTCAAGTAAGCATGGGACCTGCATTTATTCATCATCAACCTCCTAAGAGCAGAACGGCAGGCAATAATACCACTGCCACTTCTCCTCGAGTGGTGGTTACACAGCCAAACACAAAATATACTTTTAAGATTACTGTTTCTCCAAATAAACCCCCTGCAGTTTCACCAGGGGTGGTCTCCCCAACCTTTGAACCTACAAATCTTCTAAACCTTCCAGATCACTTTGCAGAGACGGAGGGTATCCAACACCTTCCTGACCCTGTTTTAGCACATGTCGATAGGATTAGTGAGGCACGGAAGCTGAGTATGGGATCTGACGATGCTGCCTATACACAAGGTAATAGTTTTATCTTAAGTTGTAGAAATTCCAGACTTGTTTTGTTCCAAAAAGtgaaattaaaaacataagcgtTTGTATCAAGGACAAAATTAGCATGTCACTTAATGGCACCTGGAGAAACATTCTAAACTGAGTATTATTTTTCACTTGACCTAAGTTAAAATCAGTGTACCAGAGCATACATGGTAAAGATGACTTGCAGAATACTTGAAAACATTACATTCAGTTAGCTGGTTTGGAGACGTGGTATTTTGTTCACAACTGTAGAAGGTCTTCACTCTGTATATTGCTCTAATCTAAATTGTTTTAGATTATTGATTACAAGTAAAGAGAATGTCAGATTAGAAGAAAAACAAATCATACCCAGGTACAGTTCTTACCGTTGAAGAAAATAAGACTCTGAGAATTGGGGTTTAATCACAGTATATGAGTATCTTACAGTTCTGTTTAAAGTTTTGTGTTGTGTTGTAAACAGATATGAAGGTTCTTGCACCCATGAGATTAATGTAATAGAAAGTAACAAATTGAACTGTAATTACATGCCATGTACACTGATGAAGACCTAGTAACTAACAGATTTGCTGTTTTAATGCTAAAGATATTGACCATCCCAAATAAGTGTTCATAGGATCTAAATATTAAATGCATGGCATTTGCATTGCATGGCAATCTATTCAGTTAGATTGAATATATCTTGAGTATCCTTGAATTTACAGTTCATACTCTGacattttaagttttaaaattaaCTAGAAAATACATTTCAAAGCTGAATGTGTTACAATTGAATCTAAAGTTAGTAGAGGACTATCAAACATGTAATACATCTGCCACAAGATCTTTTTGCTTCTAATGCTAATAATTGAAATTTAACGTAGCTACTGCAACATTTATATTTCCTACTATCACAGAAGGAAATCAGGTGTGATAGATGTGGGTTTACCTGGCATCCCTTTCTAATATTAAATATGAAGTGTCCAGCTCTGGCAGTAGAAGTATGTGAGCTGAATGATAAACTGAAAATTGTAGGTGAAAGGTCTGTTTAAGTACAGGAAATTTGTCAATTTTTAATGCCATGCTGAGTTaatcctcctttttcttttccactATGCTGGAGTGTGTGTCTGAGCTGGCATGATACATGCACCCCAGCCTGTTATAGTAATCTTAAATAGGGATCACAACTGGCAAAGATAGTTTGGGTGTTAACCAGCATTGAACCAGGCATTTTCACAGGTATTGTAGCTGCGTGTATGCAATTTGTCTTTACTATTCCAAAGAATTGGGGCTTCAGACAGGTTGTTCTCTTGCTTGCTTGGTTACAGCTTTGCATATCCTTCAGGCTTTTATTTCTGTAACCCAGGAAAGAAGTCACTATTATGCTTACTTCATATTAGTAAATAAGGTTGAGAGAGAGCTGTGCCCAAGGCTGCAGTTCAGTTTCATTGTTAATTAAGGCAATCAAACCTTTTCTACTCTATGATTCTGGTAAGCTAGCAAAGTAGTttgtatattcattcattcatagccgtatttattggcatagtagctaAAACATCAATAGTTTGTTTATTAGCCAGTGTTGTTGACTGTTAGACACTAAACCTAATTACTACCTGTTTAGATTTCAGTATATTTTTCTTTAGATACCTAAAGACTTAATTTGCTTGTGCATTATCTGAGAGCCTAGATGACTAAAATGTTAAAGATGGATATTGCATAAGATCAGCAGCAAAAATCTTCAAGGTGTACTAAGGTCAGCTCATATACAGAAAATAATATTACAACAGAGGACTGCATTTTAGTGTTTTTTCTGCAACCATTGACAGCTCAAACTGATTACATCTGTAAAAACAAATTGCAGCTTTCGCACTCTGTGGCATGTGCTGAATATGGACATATAACAGTTAGTCTTATGTTTCTGGAAGCTTAGAAAGAGAAATCTTCAGGTTTACCAATGACAGGTCTTATATTCATTGATGgctaccctgactggcagcagctctccagaatgtCAGTCAATGAAACACCTCCTTTCAGTCAGTCTTTCCTAATTCCTCCCATCTTCTAGTAGTAAAGTGGTAGAAAGGTGCAATGTGAACGTATG encodes the following:
- the TAB2 gene encoding TGF-beta-activated kinase 1 and MAP3K7-binding protein 2 isoform X1: MAQGSQQIDFQVLHDLRQKFPEVPEVVVSRCMLQNNNNLDACCAVLSKESTKYLYGEGDIGFPDDSGIPGLRNHMTSLNLDLQSQNVILHGREGSRMNGSRTLSHSISDGHLQTSQSNSELFQQEPHTAPVQVPQGFFGISNTSNPGQHFGFHLGSKGTSSLAQQTPRFNPIMVTLAPNIQPGRNTPTSLHIHGVPPPSVNSPQGNSIYIRPYFTTPSGTARQTHQNPGWTSQFTPMHSQQNYHPSQPSPWTTIPTTSTLPYTSSQQSTQPNQQGHQTSHVYMPISSPTTPQAPTIHSSGSSQSSSTQSQYNIQNISTGPRKNQIEIKLEPPQRNNSSKLRSTGSRSSSNPSSSQSLSRSQPTVYIAASPPNTDEIITRSQPKVYISANASTGDEQLVRNQPTLFISTNPGVTATSRNMSGQVSMGPAFIHHQPPKSRTAGNNTTATSPRVVVTQPNTKYTFKITVSPNKPPAVSPGVVSPTFEPTNLLNLPDHFAETEGIQHLPDPVLAHVDRISEARKLSMGSDDAAYTQALLVHQKARMERLQRELEIQKKKLDKLKTEVNEMENHLTRRRLKRSNSASQIPSLEEMQQLRSCNRQLQIDIDCLTKEIDLFQARGPHFNPSAIHNFYDNIGFLGPVAPKPKADQRSIVKTPKTIPDTEEDEGAQWNCTACTFLNHPALNRCEQCEMPRHF
- the TAB2 gene encoding TGF-beta-activated kinase 1 and MAP3K7-binding protein 2 isoform X3 yields the protein MAQGSQQIDFQVLHDLRQKFPENNNNLDACCAVLSKESTKYLYGEGDIGFPDDSGIPGLRNHMTSLNLDLQSQNVILHGREGSRMNGSRTLSHSISDGHLQTSQSNSELFQQEPHTAPVQVPQGFFGISNTSNPGQHFGFHLGSKGTSSLAQQTPRFNPIMVTLAPNIQPGRNTPTSLHIHGVPPPSVNSPQGNSIYIRPYFTTPSGTARQTHQNPGWTSQFTPMHSQQNYHPSQPSPWTTIPTTSTLPYTSSQQSTQPNQQGHQTSHVYMPISSPTTPQAPTIHSSGSSQSSSTQSQYNIQNISTGPRKNQIEIKLEPPQRNNSSKLRSTGSRSSSNPSSSQSLSRSQPTVYIAASPPNTDEIITRSQPKVYISANASTGDEQLVRNQPTLFISTNPGVTATSRNMSGQVSMGPAFIHHQPPKSRTAGNNTTATSPRVVVTQPNTKYTFKITVSPNKPPAVSPGVVSPTFEPTNLLNLPDHFAETEGIQHLPDPVLAHVDRISEARKLSMGSDDAAYTQALLVHQKARMERLQRELEIQKKKLDKLKTEVNEMENHLTRRRLKRSNSASQIPSLEEMQQLRSCNRQLQIDIDCLTKEIDLFQARGPHFNPSAIHNFYDNIGFLGPVAPKPKADQRSIVKTPKTIPDTEEDEGAQWNCTACTFLNHPALNRCEQCEMPRHF
- the TAB2 gene encoding TGF-beta-activated kinase 1 and MAP3K7-binding protein 2 isoform X2 yields the protein MAQGSQQIDFQVLHDLRQKFPEVPEVVVSRCMLQNNNNLDACCAVLSKESTKYLYGEGDIGFPDDSGIPGLRNHMTSLNLDLQSQNVILHGREGSRMNGSRTLSHSISDGHLQTSQSNSELFQQEPHTAPVQVPQGFFGISNTSNPGQHFGFHLGSKGTSSLAQQTPRFNPIMVTLAPNIQPGRNTPTSLHIHGVPPPSVNSPQGNSIYIRPYFTTPSGTARQTHQNPGWTSQFTPMHSQQNYHPSQPSPWTTIPTTSTLPYTSSQQSTQPNQQGHQTSHVYMPISSPTTPQAPTIHSSGSSQSSSTQSQYNIQNISTGPRKNQIEIKLEPPQRNNSSKLRSTGSRSSSNPSSSQSLSRSQPTVYIAASPPNTDEIITRSQPKVYISANASTGDEQLVRNQPTLFISTNPGVTATSRNMSGQVSMGPAFIHHQPPKSRTAGNNTTATSPRVVVTQPNTKYTFKITVSPNKPPAVSPGVVSPTFEPTNLLNLPDHFAETEGIQHLPDPVLAHVDRISEARKLSMGSDDAAYTQALLVHQKARMERLQRELEIQKKKLDKLKTEVNEMENHLTRRRLKRSNSASQIPSLEEMQQLRSCNRQLQIDIDCLTKEIDLFQARGPHFNPSAIHNFYDNIGFLGPVAPKPKDQRSIVKTPKTIPDTEEDEGAQWNCTACTFLNHPALNRCEQCEMPRHF